Genomic DNA from Chaetodon auriga isolate fChaAug3 chromosome 13, fChaAug3.hap1, whole genome shotgun sequence:
TATAGAGTTTTTGTCACTATATTTGTAGATAACTGTTGTAGCTTCAgtgactgttaaaaaaaaaaaagattggcTGAAGGCCTCGCAGTGGTGGGTAgctgtctgctcctcctcttaATAACTCTTATTGGATCCATAATCTtcctacagacacacagtggaTATCTGTCTTCCTCTGGACAGTCTCTGACTGAAAGTCCTCCATGCTCTTTTATCTCTGTCTGTACTGATCTTGTCcattttccttctcctttgttGTATTTACAACTTCACGTTGTTCTTTCTTAAATTCTCTCTTTTCACTTTGTTGTATGATGGATTGTGGAATAACTAATCTAATAAtctttcttttgtccttttctaTCCTCACTAAGGCTCTCGCTGGCCTGGCTTTTCCTCTCCTGGATTACACTGGGCCTCATTTTCAGATTCAACAGTTTGATGTACTAGTGGGAGGCACACTAATTCccttcctcctttgcttctTCAGCATCACTGACATTAACTGTTCCATTTTCACCTTCAGTAAGTGATTTGTCCTCTTCTTGCTGTTTATCatcacttctgtgtgtgtctttctgtggcAATTTTGaatcttgctcatgtagtgtcgTCTCTGAACCTTTCTCTTCAGGAATGGTGGATGACGGTTCGTCCTCACGAGAGTCGTCTGATTTGTTTGCCTTCCCTACGCCTGAGGAGTCACACGTTTCTGCACTGATCTCATCTGAGTTGCCATCTTCCTCGTGTTCACCAGCGGTGTCCTTAGCTTCTGTATTTGAAGAGTTTGGGGTCAATGGCGAACATGGCTGAGCAGTAGGAGAGACAGCATTTGCAGGAAGAGACTTTGCTCCCTCagtctcctctttcttttttgctaactctgaaacagacaaaaaaagagtttCAAAGAAAAGAGTACAAAAAGTGCACCTGTTGACTATCATGAGTTTGTGAATGCGGCAACATGTTATTTGACAACAATAAATGGGATTGAGCCCTGTGGAACACCACAGGATAGATGAGGAAAAGAAGATTTTTTCTTGTAACAACAGACATTGcatattttgtttcatgctCTGAAATCACTCCATCTTGGCGACACTTTGTTTTAAGGCTCCCTATTTTACATTTATGACCAGTATCTAAATGTTTATGTATATTGTGATTGCTAGCAGAGTCATTAGGCCTCATATTCACACTACCTCGGCCCAGTGGCTGATTAGAGGGAGGTGTGGGTGCTCTGTAAAGATCAGTAGTTTTGTCACCCTGTGCGGCCTCCTCATCTGACCCTGAAACAGattgaaacacaaaatatacaGCGATGTGTGATGTTGATGACAAGCAGCACTCAAACAATacattgattaatcaattagttgatcaacagaaaatcagtcAACACTATTTTGAATAATCCATTAATAATTTAAGTTGCTTAGAAAGCAAAAAACGACAATAACactgttggtcaaacaaaaccAGCTATttcaagataaaataaataaataaaaagataaattgATGCATtcaatgagaaaataatcagtagattaattgataatgaagcATTAACTGCAGCATTAATTACAGCTAATAACAAAAATTACCTGTCTGCAGGTTTTTGGGCACAATAGGTTCATCATTGTTTTGCTCAATGTTCTTCACACGCTCTTTGACCCACCCTGTAAAGAGTGAACAGTGACAACCAGCAGGATTCATCTGTACCATCCTCTGTACTATGTACTGTACAAGTCATAAGAAATAACATCTGAGTTAATGTTACCTTTTCGTGGCATCTGACCTTCTGCATTCACAACATGTgctgtaaagaaaaaataataatttgtgacACATGCTATTTCATGAATTTATCTCAATTTCATCATTCTGTACTGTACACAAAATACCCccaaattaaaaatacaagacCAAGTCATGGTTATGTACATAAGCCCTAGAAGGCAAAGTGAGaagctggaagaaaaaaatgtctaaatacTTGTGgatgttttattattatcattacattaaatcatttaaatacaGATGATACTTTTCCTATCAATGCGTCTGTCTTTCAGGAGTCTGGCTGAGGCATAagagacattttgttttgtgaataGTAACAGCAGACACAATGCATAATGTTCTGTCACAAGCACTAgaagtgatgtgtttttcatttcatttgctttaaaCCCAGGTTTTGCAACATTTCCTTAACAACAGCAAAAAGCCGTGATAATCCTGTCTGTAGCTCAAAACAGGTACATACAATATCCCAAATCAGAAAGCACAACACTCAGCAGGATTTACCTTTTCCAGCGTCCAGGTGTGAACCTGTGTCCTCTTTGTGATTGCTAGCAGAGTCATTAGGCCTCATATTCACACTACCTCGGCCGAGTGGAAGTGTGGGTGCTCTGTCAAGAAGAGGAGCATTTTCGTCACCCTGTGCGGCCTCCTCATCTGACCCTGAAACAGattgaaacacaaaatatagaGTGATGTGTGATGTTGATGACAGGCAGCACTCAAACAATacattgattaatcaattagttgatcaacagaaaatcagtcAACACTGTTTTGAATAATCCATTAATAATTTAAGTTGCTTAGAAAGCAAAAAAACGACAATAACactgttggtcaaacaaaacaagctatttcaagataaaataaataaataaaaagataaattgATGCATtcaatgagaaaataatcagtagattaattgataatgaagcATTAGCTGCAGCATTAATTACAGCTAATAACAAAAATTACCTGTCTGCAGGTTTTTGGGCACAATAAGTTCATCATTGTTTTGCTCAATGTTCTTCACACACTCTTTGACAAACAATGGAAAGAGTGAACAGTGACAACCAGCAGGATTCATCTGTACCATCCTCTGTACTATGTACTGTATAAGTCATAAGAAATAACATCTGAGTTAATGTTACCTTTTCGTGGCATCTGACCTTCTGCATTCACAACATGTgctgtaaagaaaaaataataatttgtgacACATGTCATTTCATGAATTTATCTCAATTTCATCATTCTGTACTGTACACAAAATACccccaaaataaaaatacaagacCAAGTCATGGTTATGTACGGAAGCCCTAGAAGGCAAAGTGAGaagctggaagaaaaaaatgtctaaatacTTGTGgatgttttattattatcattacattaaatcatttaaatacaGATGATACTTTTTCCTATCTCCTCATCTGACCctgaaacagactgaaacacaaaatataatgCAATCAATCATAGATTAACATACAGAAATCATTTTGGGTTTGCTCTGTTCATCATGATGGCTGTTTTTCAATGTCTTATGACATTTTGCAAAACAATCAATTGATTCACTGATGattaaaaacatgacaaacaacAATCACTACTTGCAGTGCTAATGTCTGATACTGACCGCTGAGAAATACAGTAACATACCGTCTGCTGCACCAGGTGCTGACTGatttttcacatcattttccGTTTTGTCTTCTGCAAAACACGCTGGAACCAagagggagaggacagaaaaagaaggtAGAAACAGTACGTTTTAGCTTCACACATTGTTGAGATTAGAGTCaataacagcagctgtttgtgttaagTAATACTCCACATACATGGAGTTCTATGCAGACCGCTGGTAGTTCTGGGAGAACAGTCAGttctcagtgaaaaaaaaaaaaaaaaaaaaatatatatatatatatatatatatatatcagctACAATTCCTTagctgctgaaaaataaataattttggGATCCATTTCTCTGGTTAAGGTTTCTTCCACTGTACCTCTCCGAGTTTGTCGGCAGAACACTACACCCACGACGATACCCAGTAGCAGTATAACTGCAGACACGACACCGGCAATCACTGGTCCAGGATCattttctgcacacaaacacaaaagccaaACTTACAGCAACCTCTTACTACATATCATTCATTACCAAAACAACATTCAGTGCTGTAACACTCGACATTTCAGCCTCGTTTCTGAACATGAACTCTGCCGTCTGTCTTGATGCTCACTTTGAAACCTTTTTTGAAGACAGATCTATTAATATATTTACTCTGCTATCATTGTTATTGATGATGCAAAGGGGACACATTGTGCACACATCATTTGTGCATTCATGTTCCGTCACCGCTGGTAAGATATAAAGCTCAGCTGAGACTGAAAGATCAAAGTTTCAAATTGAGTGTCAATGCAGCAGGTGCAGGTATAGTTTATTAATGAAAGCCATGACCTGCGCTGGGTCAATTGTTCAAATGTCTTTTACAAATAAATGTCTGAAAGTACCTTTGCTTGAAATGACAGATTTCACAAAATGATATAAATGATATAAATGCACCGTGCAGCTGATGTCTAAGTGAAATCTTACCAGGGTAGCAATGCTTTGCAGTGAATGTAGCCGTTTCATTACTCAGAGGGTTGCTCACATGACAGCTGTACTCTTCATCGTCATGTTTCTGCCCAAGAGGTATTATTAACTGTGGGCCAGGCAGTACGTTTCCATGTGAGCTCCACTCAAACTTCATTAAGGACTGAGGTTGTCTGGGCTCTGCAGAGCACGCCAGCGTTCCAGACTCGCCGTCATCATTCATCTTACAGGAAATGGTGGGCTTGGCAACATTTTCTATTTGGGGAACaagtaaatgaatgaaagaaggaGTCTATTATGTTACATGCATATACAATAACAAACATCACATTCTTGCAACAAAACTTTAAACGTGGTGCTGGGTATAAAGttctaaaatagaaaaaaaaaaaaaaaaaaaaactgccaaaaaGTTTTGTTTGATCTGGTTAAGGCAAGACAAACAGCAATTCTGATTGGCACTGATCATAACGTATATTGTCTTCTGTTTGAACAAACAACTAATATGTCACGGAGAGCAAAGTCTCTCAATAGGTGACGTATTAAGAGATAACACTGGGAGCAGTCCTGGTCGAACGTCTCTAATATCATAAACTGAGGTCAAATGGGATTAATGTTGCAGCGCACTTGAACATAGAGATCCTTGAACGTATGAACATGCACCTCAGTAAATTCTGGGTACCAATTACAGCACTTGACTGTGTTAAGTGAGAATGAGGAAGACATTTCAAGGTCAGAAGAAGTTTCTGACCAGATagcaaaagtgaaagtgaaagcacaCAGCCTGAAGAAGTCCAACCCGCTTCTGATTCTGCTTTACAGCACAAGACGGTTTATTATGTTTGAAAAAACTACAAATACCAACAATTTCCTTGACTGCCAGCTTCAGACACAGGGGCAGTGGTGGCCTAAAGGTTACAGAAGTGAGTTTGTGACCAGAAGGTTGTCGATCAATCCCCTGAACTGACAGGAGAATTATTACCTCTCGGCCTTCACAAGCTTcaacagtgcaacagtgtgactTGTGCCAGAAATCTCTTTTTAAGCAGCATCCTCTGTGCCACTGTGCTGTAATGCTGTAGCTGGTAAAGTAACCAAGCAGCAGTTGCTGAGTTGTGATGCGTGACTCTTTCAGCTTTAGAGAGCAGGTACTAATGTTGACCGATTAACGCTGCATTAACAAAAGagtgagtaaaaaaaaaccacttaCCTATGACCTCCAATTTATAACGAAAATAATGCAACTTATTGTCTCTGAATATTTCCAAATCATAATTTCCACTGTCTTCAAAGCTGAGGTCGGTGATAGTGAGTTCTGCAGAGTGCCAGTCAAGAGTGATCCTGCTTTCAAACTGGCCGTACACCAGCTCCTCCCGGCCATCAAACTCTACCACTTTGTTGCCATTATGTTTCCACAGAATGTCTGCACTGTTCGCAGCGATGTCTGGCTTCAAGCTGACCTCCTGGCCTTTGAGTGCATATTTTAGAGACTCTATAGCAGCTGGACACAAAGAATAGAGAGGTACAGAAAcatgcagtgaaatgtgagAACAAGCTaagttcattttaaacattCAAGGGTACAATGACAACTGAAGACCTAATCCAGTATAAATAAATCTGCAGTAAATCCTATTCATGTGAAGCGAAGAGGTGCTCATTCAGATCTATGGTCATTTTTGAGACTGTGGGTCGGCGTGTGGTGAAAGCATTAGAGAACTGTTTCAAACAGTCTGTACCCCTCACGTACGCCAACAGAGGCAGGCAAAATGTGAGAGTTAAACAGAAGtgtgaaagttcattcttgaccttggaaataaTTAGCAGTTTCACAAAATAACCTCGAGTGTGACCTTTCTAGCTTTCAACTGCATTTCACAGTATTCAACCGAGGATGGAGGTTGGTCATGTAAGAACTACAGACCGAGTGCCACATAACTGCattagaaaagcagaaaatcgCAGCTGAAGTTCAGTGTAAAACGGTACAGCATCGATTGGCGGCTGCCAACGTAATTTCTAATCAGCTGGTAACAGCATAAACCACGGGATTATCTGGGGAAGGTTAAACATGTCAAAAACTGGGTACTGCCTAACCTATGGTTAGGTTTCACAGAGGTGAAAGGAAAAGTTACTTAGCCGATCAACCAAAAAAAATTATCTTTAACTTCCTAAAACCCAAACTCTTGCAtgacatgcatttttaaacCAGGCCCTTGTAGAGCAAAATTTAGTATTGTGGTCTAGACAACCCAAAATGTGATGTCCACACATGTGGACGTCAGGTCCTAGAAGGTTAACTAATCAATTCACTGTGATTTCTCAAGCAATGTTGCCAAATGTGCACTAATTTTAAACTATTTTACTTGATTGTACACAGTATATGTACTCTATTTTCAACTTCATtttcactattattattattattatcacattggatttgtttttggacctatattacattcattttcttttcattttttttaacttctatgtcttttttatgtgatgtcatttctttgttgtaaagcactctGAGCCGCAGTTCTTGTATGAAAGATTCTTTACAAATTTAGAGTTTATTACTAGTATTATTACATATTCCCAGCTTCTCAGTTGTGCCAATTTCTTTTAGTGTCATTAAACAAATTACACATGGACCATTTGTACTGAACTGAGCCATCTCCATGTTAGCCAAGCAAACTCCAtccactgatgaagaccatgagatgaGGTTGAAAACTCCAGAATAAACTCATCAACAGATCATAagtcaagattttttttttttttttttttgtcaaacatttcattttactaAAGTCCAGCCTCATAAACTACAGGCTTTAGTACACAACATCTCTCTATGGTCAACTTTGCAAAGACATAGGTGGATGATGTATTACTAGATTGTACTGGTGTAATTACATGTGTAAAGACATGGTAATCATCATGTATCATCAGGTGTACTTCTTGGTATTCCTTTAGTACTCAGACTTAAGGTTGTATTCCTACAATAAGTTAGACTATAAACTCAACAGTATTGAGgattggtttttatt
This window encodes:
- the LOC143330967 gene encoding uncharacterized protein LOC143330967 isoform X3 yields the protein MAPRYFLAFLTFTSCTENVAKPTISCKMNDDGESGTLACSAEPRQPQSLMKFEWSSHGNVLPGPQLIIPLGQKHDDEEYSCHVSNPLSNETATFTAKHCYPENDPGPVIAGVVSAVILLLGIVVGVVFCRQTRRACFAEDKTENDVKNQSAPGAADAHVVNAEGQMPRKGSDEEAAQGDENAPLLDRAPTLPLGRGSVNMRPNDSASNHKEDTGSHLDAGKAHVVNAEGQMPRKGWVKERVKNIEQNNDEPIVPKNLQTGSDEEAAQGDKTTDLYRAPTPPSNQPLGRELAKKKEETEGAKSLPANAVSPTAQPCSPLTPNSSNTEAKDTAGEHEEDGNSDEISAETCDSSGVGKANKSDDSREDEPSSTIPEEKGSETTLHEQDSKLPQKDTHRSDDKQQEEDKSLTEESVEENSEEPKSCPANAVSPPAQPCSPLTTDSPNTAAKDTAGKHEGDGNSDEISTGKCDSSGVGKANKSDDSSGDKPSSTIPEVKGSETTPHEQETHRGDDEQQKEGKSVTEAVNGTHKISDAEEAKEDPCLASHCDSSSFQESPHTANTDPGQEEENKTRKDSGESAEDENKTRKDSGESAEDENKTRKDSGESAEDEGETAESENEAQCNPGEEKPGQREP
- the LOC143330967 gene encoding uncharacterized protein LOC143330967 isoform X1, translated to MAPRYFLAFLTFTSCTAAIESLKYALKGQEVSLKPDIAANSADILWKHNGNKVVEFDGREELVYGQFESRITLDWHSAELTITDLSFEDSGNYDLEIFRDNKLHYFRYKLEVIENVAKPTISCKMNDDGESGTLACSAEPRQPQSLMKFEWSSHGNVLPGPQLIIPLGQKHDDEEYSCHVSNPLSNETATFTAKHCYPENDPGPVIAGVVSAVILLLGIVVGVVFCRQTRRACFAEDKTENDVKNQSAPGAADAHVVNAEGQMPRKGSDEEAAQGDENAPLLDRAPTLPLGRGSVNMRPNDSASNHKEDTGSHLDAGKAHVVNAEGQMPRKGWVKERVKNIEQNNDEPIVPKNLQTGSDEEAAQGDKTTDLYRAPTPPSNQPLGRELAKKKEETEGAKSLPANAVSPTAQPCSPLTPNSSNTEAKDTAGEHEEDGNSDEISAETCDSSGVGKANKSDDSREDEPSSTIPEEKGSETTLHEQDSKLPQKDTHRSDDKQQEEDKSLTEESVEENSEEPKSCPANAVSPPAQPCSPLTTDSPNTAAKDTAGKHEGDGNSDEISTGKCDSSGVGKANKSDDSSGDKPSSTIPEVKGSETTPHEQETHRGDDEQQKEGKSVTEAVNGTHKISDAEEAKEDPCLASHCDSSSFQESPHTANTDPGQEEENKTRKDSGESAEDENKTRKDSGESAEDENKTRKDSGESAEDEGETAESENEAQCNPGEEKPGQREP
- the LOC143330967 gene encoding uncharacterized protein LOC143330967 isoform X2; this translates as MAPRYFLAFLTFTSCTAAIESLKYALKGQEVSLKPDIAANSADILWKHNGNKVVEFDGREELVYGQFESRITLDWHSAELTITDLSFEDSGNYDLEIFRDNKLHYFRYKLEVIENVAKPTISCKMNDDGESGTLACSAEPRQPQSLMKFEWSSHGNVLPGPQLIIPLGQKHDDEEYSCHVSNPLSNETATFTAKHCYPENDPGPVIAGVVSAVILLLGIVVGVVFCRQTRRACFAEDKTENDVKNQSAPGAADAHVVNAEGQMPRKGSDEEAAQGDENAPLLDRAPTLPLGRGSVNMRPNDSASNHKEDTGSHLDAGKAHVVNAEGQMPRKGWVKERVKNIEQNNDEPIVPKNLQTGSDEEAAQGDKTTDLYRAPTPPSNQPLGRELAKKKEETEGAKSLPANAVSPTAQPCSPLTPNSSNTEAKDTAGEHEEDGNSDEISAETCDSSGVGKANKSDDSREDEPSSTIPEEKESVEENSEEPKSCPANAVSPPAQPCSPLTTDSPNTAAKDTAGKHEGDGNSDEISTGKCDSSGVGKANKSDDSSGDKPSSTIPEVKGSETTPHEQETHRGDDEQQKEGKSVTEAVNGTHKISDAEEAKEDPCLASHCDSSSFQESPHTANTDPGQEEENKTRKDSGESAEDENKTRKDSGESAEDENKTRKDSGESAEDEGETAESENEAQCNPGEEKPGQREP